The DNA sequence AATGTTTTGGCAGGCGATCCAAAATATTTCAAGGGTGCAGCAAATAATTATTACTTTACTGTGAGAGCACTGTGCTTCAGTTAATTGGTGGAAACGCCCAACCTGGCGAGCAGCATTTCACAGCTGTTGGGTTCAGTGTTGCTGCTGACATGAACACCAGCAACAGTTGGCTTAACAATTAATATATACGGGAGAAAAACAGCTTTCGTGTAGCTTGCAGAggcattttatgattttttttttttttaggtaggGGGCAATTTCCATATTTTATGTTAATCTGCACATCTCtgactttgtctttgtttgtttgttttttctcgtCCCATCACAGCCAAAGAGGTGAGTCATCCTACATCCTCGCTGTGCTTTAGACCCATGACTTCACAGCAAATGTGTACTTATGaagctgtttccctctcttAGGCGCAAGCTGAGGATTTCTCAGGGGAGGAGGGCTCAGGAGATGAGGGCTCAGGAGAGGAAAGCAAAGGCAAAGTGAGGCATTTTTCATCTTCCTTAAGAGTGCTTCACACTGTTTTGCCTCACTGGCTGATTGAGTGATTTTGACCTGCTCATGTGTTTATTTCCCATTACCTTTTACAGGGGAGGGAAAAATCAAAGGTAGGAGAATTACTACctctgtcataaaaaaacaaactatgcaggtaatctctgttttttttttaataacatttgtCAATATTTGATCTGATGGCTGTATAGGGAAGAGGCGGAGGTCGTGGAGGACGTGGAGGACATGGAGGACATGGAGGACATGGAGGACATGGAGGCGGTGAAGGAGGTCGCGGAGGCGGTGGCGGAGGTCGTGGAGGCAAATGAGGTCCTGGCCGTGACTTAACCACCATTCTTCGATAATGCTTGTCAAGAATGAAATAGATCTCTatcaaataaatcaagaaaaagaaaaccaagacTGGTTTATTGTTTATACGCATGAATACAACTTCAGTGTCTGACTCCACACTTAACACATGTGTCCAAAACAGATGCACTTTCACAGCTCTGTGTATTAAAGGACCAGTCTgtaagacagctgattgttgactggcactcacacaaacattttgagaaCCTCTGCATAGGATGAGCAGCTggtgaaataaaagcaaaaataaggttaaaaaaaaagcaagaaaacaacaacaacaaaaaaacccaactcaCTGAACAATTACATAATCTCAAGACGCAATGGATGGATAATGTATCTCTGCAGGCTCTAGGAGAGCTACAGATCATTGTGgtgaataaaatgaatcattcaaaatacacacacaaaaccacatctAACCTGCAGTGGGGCTGATTACTGTCCTAAGGGTGGTGCTGTGTTCAAACGtcatctttctgtttgtctgcagcacTTTTCGGGGTGTGAGTGTGCTCAGTGCGCATCATGACCATCTGCCCATCAAACTTCGGAAACATTTAGGAGATCCAGAGCAGAATATCTTTACAGCGTCTGACCGGATTGACATAAAAATTTAGTCAAAGCCTGATAAACAACTGAGGGTCCTGAAGTTGGTTTAATGCGTTCCTGTTGATAGCGTGTTCTGTTGCCACTCTTCAAATGAATCCTGGACGAACTTGCCAttcctgttctctctgctgtatAATTCCTATCTTTTAAGCGCAGTTATGGTGAAGCAACATGCATGTTAATATCTGCTTGTTTATGGCAGTACTGCTCACCTGACCCCGGGATGTTTTCCTGTTTAaagctttcattttcttttttggaaagTTCGTTAAATTTCCATTTAGTCAAATCCAATCGTATAGTGCAGTCATTGTGTACGCAGACACACGCTTTTGCATAAAGGTCGTAGATGACAGTCTGTGGATAGcagcatcttttcattgttCAGTTTAATGAGGTGTTTACACTGGAATGTGGATAAAAACAACCTACCAATTATGAGTTTCCAGTTTCTTTTAAAATGGCTTGtgatttctcattttctttttgaactGCTGCTCAGAGTTGTCTTTGTCTCGATGCTTAccatacaaaacaaaacctaaTTGTGAAGAGGACTTCCTGCAGCCTAAAAGTGTGCATGACCATTCAGAAGAATAGAATAGTCCTCTATTATGTAGTATGTGAATGAATGAGCTTTATCAGTGCCAGTAGACAGATTTCAGGCTAGTTGTTCTCAACTGTTTCTAGTTTTTAATACTAAACTGATTTAACTGCTGGTAGCTTCATATCTGATGGCGTATatgagtggtatcaatcttcttatcaaacaaaaaatgtgtacatcCCTTTAAGACCATCCTTTTGTCACCTTTGTGCATCTATGTGACAtcttcaaaaaaacatttgtcttaaTTCTTTATTAGACTTATCTCCTAACTTTCTCTCCATAATGACCTGCTGAGTGCCACGCATAGTGATCCATATAGGTGTCCAGCACCTTGTCTTTAAACTGCTTCAGTGCAGTTACTGGCACAACCTGATCCTCAGAGAGGATccataacagcaacaacatctgTGTCAGTGCCTGCTGgcatttttctgcagcagcattATGGTGAACTGTCAGTGAGTCACTGCTGAATACTGCCGATCTCGTCCCGTATCACTGCATGCACTTCTGTTTGAGATGACACCAGGAGCGTTcattctttgttgttgttgtaaatcGTTCTTGTTCCCAACATTAACAGTGTTCAGGACAACATTCTTTggtgtgtctgtaaaaacatgatattCACCCACACTGTGGCTTCTTCCCAccatagtttttgttttgttttactgcagttttcatttatatattatatattctaCATTACATGTGTAGTTTGACCCAACGTGGCCGCATAGCTCAAAGCGCCTCTTAgccttttgtgtttgattttcccaGTAAAAGTCAGCTTTTGTCAATATTAGTTCCCCCACATttaaaattacataattaatgtCCTCTGTGCAGTTTGTCACACTGACATGCCATCTGTTAttgtttcacagcagacagtgtGTGCATCACTGAGTCACTCTCCTTCAGTCAAAACGCTGATCGGACCCAACTCAACCCCGCTGTCATATTTATCCATTGATAAATATTTATGGCAGCACAAGCAATATCTTCATATCCAATAAAATGTTCCCAAAACGTGACTGCCCAGTGGAGCCTGAGGGTATTTTTAATAACACACGACTACATTACATTTGCTCAAATTTTTCAGTTGAAAGAAAATGCTCATGGGAAAGTTATACATTTTGACTGTTTCCATTTTGCTTTGTATCCATTCAAATTTAACAGCTGAATAGAAAATGTATGCATGCAAAATTGCTTGTTATCTGCTGCAAATAAATCAGGCTGCTACAGTATGTGGCTTTCCATCAAGACACTTTATTATTTCCTGACGAAACAGTGGATTTAAGGCATCAGGACAAAGTAGTGGCAGAAGCTGCAGCAAAGTTAGACAATTTTAGAAACATTCAGACAGGACAGGCCAAACAGGAACAGGTGAGATTGctcaaaattatgaaaattataaaacattttgtaagGAAGCATTATTTTTATGATctcttttttaataattaattcaaCCAAAGACACGAAATTCAGAGGATTGTTGCCTGGAGGAGACGCTCCCGGTGTAGTGCACACAAACTATACATAAGACTTGAGATATGTCACTTAACAGTTGACTTATTATTGCCGTTGGGGGTtctggaatgtggagaaacaaGCGAGGCTTGTTCATGTGCAGTAATGTAACTTTAAGGATTGTCAATAGGACATATTCTCAGGGGGGGACATACTGTTCTCTGATCACTTAGGTTTCTTGATTTACCCAACGGCAGCCTTCTGGAAAAAGcaaatgaattatttacagAAGTCAGTCTATGAGtggaaaacaataaacaaaaacagctcaagGAGCTTCCAGTTATTAGTCCATCACATTTCATTAAGGCTCAGTGGGGGGGTTGCAGGGCCAcatctataaaaacaaacaagaagggCAAGATATTAACAGTCATACTGCCTGGTCCAGTATAAGactggtatgtgtgtgtcctgactACCTTCCTCACCATCACACAGTGCAGAGCACTGCTTCAGAAGAGCCCGTTAACCTGCTCAGTCTCAGGGTCCAGGTCGATGTCGTAGAAACAAGGCCTGGTGGGCAGGCCGGGAATCGTGGGCATCTGAGAAAAACAGTGAGGGAATACCgtttttaaatcacagacaATTATATATGGTTGATTCTACTCATTCGTGTGCTGTTATATTGTAGACATATATAATgtagcaaaacaaacagacacaaaaacttaaatttacaaaataaagtgtgcATATCATGATGTGATTTGTAGTAGCAGAGCAGTGACAGTCCCACCCTGAGGCTTCCCTGAGATGAACCTGCCGCACAAGAACGCTTACCGTGCCGACCAGTGGGAACAGGAAGCCGGAGCCCACACTGGCTCGAATGTCTCTGATTGGCAGGATGAAACCTGTGGGCACACCCTTCTTGTCTGCTTCGTGAGAGAGCGACAGGTGAGTCTTCGCCATGCAGATTGGCAGATTGCCGAAACCCTGCAGGGAGAAAAGGAGACAGAACTTTATTGGATCTTACACAAAGGGATTCTTCATCCAGTAATGCTGACTTACACTGCCAGCACAAGCCAGAAAACAGGCCCGACAAGACAGATGACAGACACACATCGAGGAGAGGCGCTGACCTGTTTGGTGTAGAGCTCCACCTTGTGTTGAGCCTCTGGGAGAAGCTCAATGTCGTCCGCTCCGTAGATCTTCTGGCCAATTATTCGAATCTTGTCAGCGAtggggagctggagaggaaTGTGAAGTATACACACTGCCGTGAGTCAAGTCGTCTTAAGTTGATCTGATGACTCAGTAATTCCAACCAGACCAGATgagaacattattttttatcttcagTGTTGttgattatatatattttctggCAAATTAATCCATGTACTTGACCTCCAACAACCAAGGGatttacagaaaagaaaacagcaggtgtGATGGGTCCATACCTCCAAATCATAGAGGAACTTAAAGTTGCTGGGGGCCTCAGAGGCCCTCTGGACAGCCTGACCCAGAGCCACCGCACCGGCTCCACCCTCAGCCCAGTGGAAGCAGCGCACAGCGTCAAAGGCTCCGGCGGCTTTGGCCATGCTGCAGACCAAGTCCAGCTCAGCCTCAGTGTCTGTCCTGAAGTGTGAAGCAGGATGACAGAAGACATTTGAGATATGAGGGTAAAGGACCTTTCTGATAATTCTGTCATCTCTCATCAACAGAGAGACTGTTTACAGTATACACAATCAATTTGATCACTCACTTGAAACTGTTTACAGCCACCACCACGGGCACGCCAAAGTGCTGTGCATTCTCTATCTGCTTCCTCATGTTGCTGCAGCCCTTCTCCAGTAGCTCAAGGTTCTACATGCAAGTACAcgtaaacacacttttaaataggtcaacataaatgtttaatgtagctgcttttaaaaaagagaagacTGTTTATCTTGAATATCTGTATAGTATAGTTGTATAATGTTTTCACCATACCATGCTGTCCAGATAGAATCTATTAAATACACAATGATTAATATCTGACATTATTCTACAGCTCATCAACAGAAATATATCTTTACAAATAAAGACCATATTTTGGTTGGCTGTTGTTATGCATTACCTCCTCGATGTATTCTTTAGGCAGCGGCATCCCGGCAGTGACctggaagaaaatgttttttcattcagtgaGTTCTTCAAATACTCGAACACTGAGATCTCCAAATCTTCAGAGACAGATTTGAATAGATTTCCCTCAGTTGTTTGCCTCGGGATTATTAAGATGCTATCAATGTGTGCTTGAGTGCTCTGTTACTGCAGGAGATGTAATTACAATCCCAGCAGTTTGTTGTCATTCCCTCAAGGAGGGTGcgacattgtttgtgtgcagaaggaaatttttttgtgattgtgttgATGTGCTGATGCTCAGAGCTCATGATGGAGAAATGCAACATCATgcaaatttatttaaaaaaaaaaagaagaaaaagagaaaaaagaaataagccAGAGCatgagtttttccttttttttagaTAATTATCTTGTGATTAGGATGCTGAGGGGAACTCATGCAAACCCACCGTTGGTCCTCCTCCGTGCATCTTCAGGGCTCGGACAGTggccaccagcaccaccacgTGAGGTCTCAGGCCTGAGTAGCGGCACTTGATGTTGAAGAACTTCTCCATGCCGATGTCAGCACCGAAGCCAGCCTCAGTCACTGTTGGGCAACATTGAGCATGGTTTTGATATGGTACTGCAATACAACATCTACTACATCCTCATTAGTACAATCAGCACTGGAAACCATCCACGGTAGCAGCACCAGATCAAGCAGGAAAAATCCATGCAAACATGCTATCAGCTATTTTCTAAGCTCCACTTACCTACAAAGCCCTCGGGTCCAACCAGCTTCAAAGCTATTTTATCAGCCAGGATGGAGGAGTTGCCATGGGCGATGTTGGCAAACGGGCCAGCGTGGACAAACACAGGGTTTCCCTGCAGATTCAGATGACTCACATGTGACACAATACCCATAACTCAGGGCAATGTCATCCCTCTGGCATGCAGGAAGGTTTGGATtattaaaatacaaacagacattttaaaccacaacaacaacaagcaaatgGATCGCAGATTGGGAGATTGGTATATCAGTCTATAGAACGCACTCTAAGACTATAAATGCACATGATTTTAACATGCCTCAAAATACTCTAATGCTCTCGCACTCATTTCTTTTGGCTTGTACAGCTCTTTCAAGGAAGTTTTATAGGTTAGCAAAGCGTGTTTCACCCACCTCCAAGGTCTGCATCAGGTTTGGCTTGATGGCATCTTTCATTAGCACAGTTAGAGCACCACTCACACCCTACAGAGAGAAACCACACATTATAGCAGCCTTGTTTTAACAGTACTTAGATTGTCTGGTCACAGAGGAGACTCCAGCTCACTAACCAGGTCCTCAGTGGTGATGGGCTCTCCGCTGCGGCTGGTGGCCACGACCATCTTGGCCAGACGCTGACGCATGTCCTCCAGGCTGCTGGTGAGGGCGAGCACCGCCATGATTTCACTGGCCACCGTGATATCAAACTGGGCCTGAAGGATAGAGAGAGACATAGCGCATGtcaaatgtattgtatttttcattgtaaAGAGGATTACATGATACAATAGGATCTATCTAAACTGATATGTCTTTCTTTTACCGAACAGAAGCAACTGTAAAGTGACCCAATTTCCCCCCAGGAACAATTAAGCATTTCTGATTCCGATTTTCTATTATTACATAAAATGGTTCTTATTTATTGACAAACAGCTTTACAGATCTTTTTACCTCTCTTGTGTATCCCTTTTCAGTTGGTGACTGGCCAATAGTGATCTTCCTCAGGAAGCGATCATTAGTATCCAACACTAAATCAACACATAACAAGCACATGAGcatagatggatagatagatagattaatGAGGCAGACAATGTAAGGGTCATGAGTATTAGGAGATGTCTTCAGTGTTCATACCTCTCTGCCAGGTGACAGAGCTCGGCTCGATGTCCAGGCGGGCAAAGCGGGTGATCTCTTCCTCAGTCAGTGTGGAGGGATCAGTCTTTTCAATGCCTAGTTtctaaatgaataaagaaaacttAAATACTAGAAGTATGTCCTTCTCTGGGCTGTGTTAAGTTAAACTGAAACCTAAAACACCATCACTCACTTTAAGTCTGTTGATCTGGATGGGGGAGAAAgttctctgtcctccactgaGAGGGACCAGGCGGTTATACAGCGCCTGAGGATttatacagagagagatgtaATCATCTCAATCCATTAACTAACCTGCAAATAGTGTATTATGACAGAAATAACAAGGTGGAGGACTCACCTTGTCAGATTGTGTAGCCTCGTGGAACATGCGAGCGTCAATGGCTGCAGCCACCAAGTTGTTGGCTGCTGTGATGGCGTGAATGTCACCGGTGAGATGGAGGTTAAACTAAAATGAACAGACCCATTAATTAAATGCAATCTTGGCCGTGaacaaataacttttttttttatcttgaaacAGCAGTGTAGTACCTCTTCCATAGGGATGACTTGAGAGTATCCACCTCCTGCAGCACCACCTGTAGGTAGAAAACAAAATTGGAGGTTCATAAACCACCAAAAACGCCCATTTCAACAGCCTCTCAGTGAACGTACTTTACTCCAAAGCTCACCTTTAATACCAAAGGTGGGTCCCTGAGAGGGCTGTCGgacacacgcaaacacattGAGCTTCATGTGGGCACCCAAGGCCTGCACCAAGCCGATGGTGGTGGTGCTCTTTCCTTCACCAAGAGGGGTGGGGGTAAttctgcagacagaaaaaaatcatcagcaggGCCCTTCTGGTCTACTTTCTCATCCGTATTACATATACAAATAGCATATTTTTATGTACAAACAGAGACTAAATTTATAAACAATTTCAACACTTTCCCCAGACAGAAATCCTAGCATCCTACAGCCAAGTACAGTATAGCAGATAAAGTGCTGACTGCCTACCCAGTGACCACCACATATTTGCCGTCCGGCTGTGCCTGCAGACGTTTTATGATATTCAGCTGGACCTTGGCCTTAGTCTTGCCATAGAGCTCCACCTCATCGGACAGCAGGCCCACCTCTCTTGCTAGGCGGTCGATGGGCTTGGGCACACAGGAGCGTGAAATCACAATGTCGCTGTagggagacaaaacacaaaatcacttgcacaaaggaggaaaacaggagAGACTGAAAGAGCACATTCAGTGAGCAGTTCAAAAGATCAGCTGATCTTGCTTTTGGATTATTAAATTTAACAAATCATTCCGTGAGAAGTTAACAGAGCACATGACTAAGAAAGGGAAAATGAGGAGACAAACCTTGGCACGGGCCTCTGGAGGTTGAGCTTGGTGTAAGAAATGTTCCACTTCCCTGATTTATGGCTGTCCAGGAAACGCTTTGCGCTTAGCACTGTGTtctaaagacacacacaaacacatcaacattttttgttttgttttacaatcTTGTATTCTCTGTTCTCATATAATCTGGATGCAGGCAAAGATAATACAGAGGCATCAGATAATTTAGCTGCAATAAAAAAATTCTGCAGCATTGTGGcaaatcaagaaaaaataactgaaagtgCAGATCCAGTTATGCTCTCAAAAATGTTAACACTATTAGGTGGTCTGATATGAcatacacaacaacaagcacCTGACAAATAGGGACTGTGTAGTTCAGGACCTTACCGCCATCAGCATGGCCACAGTCATGGGTCCCACACCACCAGGCACAGGGGTGATGAAGCCGGCCTGCTCCTTAGCTGAGGCGTAGTGGACGTCCCCCACCACCCGCTTCCCACTTGCTTTAGTCTCGTCTGAAAGCCACAGAGAGAAGTTCTGATGAAGACACCGTAAAGGTTACCTCTGACCTTTAAAGTGGACTGAATAGCTCGAGGAAGTCCAACCTGGAATGTGGTTGATTCCACAATCAATGACCACTGCTCCCTTCTTGATCCAGTCTCCTTTTACCATCTCTGCTTTCCCAATACCAACAACCAGGATGTCTGCTTTGCCAACCTAGACGAAAAAACAGCGATGGACAACAAGAGAACGGAATATGTAACAACAGCCGTGTTTACATGGCCCCTAAAATTCCAATAATATTCAGAATAATAGTAATAACTATTCAGAAACATGTCTTTGTTCAAAAGTTAGCTTTTTTGGGAAAGACAGCCCTGTCTGGGTGTGTTTGAACTAAACCTATTCACACCAGATAAAATACGCCtacatgaaaacatcagagcTCACATTACAGTCTCTGCTTGCTTTGATGTGTGGGCACATAATGGCTAATGCGACTGGGGTGGAGGTGTGACTGATGTACCTCTCCAGGTAGATCAGCGGTTTTAGAGTGGCAGGTGGTGACGGTGGCATGGTTCCACAGCAGCAGGTCGTGCATCGGTGCGCCCACAATCTTGCTGCGGCCGATCACTACCGCTCTCTTCCCCGCCACGGACACACCTGTAGACGTGTGAAGTGGACGATCCATCGATTAATTCTCACCTCACagcacagatgttttttgtttttttcttcttcttagaGGATGTGTTGGAGTGTTAATTGCTATGGGTTTACCAGTCTGTCTGATCAGCTCCATGCAGCCATTTGGTGTGCAGGGGATGAAGCAGTCGCCCAGGTCCCCACGAGACAGCTTCCCCGCATTTATGCTAGTCAGCCTGTGCATGGACcggaacacattttttttttcttttaaccagACTTGAAGGACACAAAGAAACCTTCAAAACAGGAGAAAGCAACTCAATCTTTAATCAGTGTCTGTGCCTACCCATCTACATCCTTCTCTGGGGCCACAGCATTGGTGACTTTCTCTGTGTCGATCTTGTGGATGGAGTCTAAGGGCAGCTGCACGATGAGGCCGTGGAAAGACGAGTTCTCATTCACCTCTGTGATGCTGTGAAGaacctgcagacagacatgcagtcaAGTAGTTTTGTTACTGTGTTAACCTTACAACTTGTTATGGCGCCAACAGCATGGCAAATCCCAAACTTCACTTTAGTCTAACTGTGCTGAAAACATCATTAACAGTATAATTTAAGGACCTGCAGACTTTACTGGGCACtataacaaaatcaaacagtgtcttattttgtgtgtgtgtcatgcagaAGAATAGAACAAAAGATGGTAACATTTCAaatccatcctcacctcctcctctgttgcaGTCTTGGGAAGTCTCATATGTGTGGCATTTATTCCAATCTGTGTACACAGAAGGAGAGATTAGGTTGGGTAATAGAACTGATTACAAGCAGTGTTAAGTAGAAGCGCGGTGTAAATATGGAATGACGACAAAATGATAttttcacctctgctgctgccttcaaCTTCATGCTAATGTACAGATTCGAATCATCGCGGTCTCCAACCTGCAAAGACACAAAGCATCACTTTGCCTGCCTGCATGAaggaatattatttttttcGTAACCACACTGTGCAGCCCGACCTTGCAGAAGAACACAATGGCACTCACAAGACCCTAATTCTTACCTTCTTATCTCCATGAGAAAGTACAAAGTAGTTTAAAAAAACTTCCCATTCTACACTTACTTGTAAAACCACTAAACCAGGTCTGAAGTTGGGGTCCTGAAGTTTCATCTGCTCCACATCCTTCTTCAAGCGTTCCCTCACCTGCCTGTGAACCGAAGAATAAAATCCCAACAGGAGTTTTAATCTGTATGCAGTGACAGGTGGACcataacaaagaaaatgaataggACCAGATGGTACACAAGCCAACTGCCGAAATCCATTTTCTTTCCCATGTAATGGttgcagattttgttttcagatgaatGCCATCTGGATATCTCCCAGTTAAAATTGGTAAACATTCTCCAGGCCACAGCCATCAATCTTTGGTCTCTGCTTTATCTTTATGCGTTTCATGGTTTGTTAGGGCAGTCGTGGCTGATCAGATGCCATACAATTGGGAGATTAGGCGACCACTCAGAGACTAAACAGAGGGACTGACGCAAAGTGACTGGACTTTAGCTTCTGTTCACACAATCAATCATACAACTAACCAGCTTTATTGATCTCATCCactgtggcagagagacagaacgtGATCACTTAAAAAGATCCTCAGATAGGCAGATTATCctgtttaaaacacagtgtgcGTCACATGAGCTCAATTGGCCATGATGATAGTTGTGATTAATATTGATTACTTTTAAATATGGATGCATGACTCCAATTTGAACTACCTTTCAAGTAGCCTCACAGTGCTGTTTCCCTAGTGACCTTTGTTTGATTAGTGTTTTAATTTCCAAAGGTTCAACGGATTATCAAACAGTATTAGGATAAGAATTAGGAAATAATTCTTAAATACTGGGTTATTACAGAGTAATATCATTTTACTCCCACTCAACTTTACCTAATCCCacaatgttttagtttttcttttagttgtatcatttagtgtttgtttttttgcagctcttcatttgttgttgctctttcttttcactttgtgaagcactttgtatCCCTGTTTAGTTAAGTGCtatatcattattgttatcattaatcttaaaaaaattCTGGATGATCTTCATTTAGAACATCAGCCGttccaaatgaaaaaacatcTTACCTTTTCTAAAAGGCAAAGATGCAGAGTGgaacaataacaatacattatttaatcaaTATAGTGGAAAAAATGTACAGTAGCATTACTACTGAAACTTGCTGACACAGCATTTGACATATAAGGTgcactgtgttgctgttttactCAGAGTCATAACAATCCTCATCACAATGACGGATGATAAAAATTGTCTGTTCTGATATCTTCTTTCCTAGTCACTGATCAACTAAGACCATATACCAATCAACAAAGGACATTCATACAATACACAGTACTGGTGCTGCCATGCTTTGATTGTTGCCACAGTGTTAAATCCTCTGaagaacaaacattttgataGGGGCCCATAGCAAACCTGCTCCTCCTAACTTATCAATAAACCTCTGTCTCTGTGGATCACTTGTCCAGGACGATGAACTGTCTGTCATCTTTTGTTGAGCTTCAGAGATAATGAATCTAGATGCGCCTACATTTTGAAGGCATGCAGATCTGTGGAGAGGCTGTGCGTGCAGCATAAAATAATTACACTAATGAGGACGGTGAGGAGAAGTTAAcaggctgcaggctgtcagGTCTTGTGACAAGCACGTGCAACTGAATGTCCAACACTTCGTGGTCTCTTTTCCAAATACACAAGCTCAGCCTTAACTTGGATTCAGTCAATATTTGGCCtatgaaacataaataaacccATTTGCAGACTGAACTCAAACATTAGAACAAAAAGTGTATGACTGCTTGTTTTATGAGGGCTGTTTGCCAGCCTAACCACATGAGGTCACTGGTCCAACAGGGCAAAGATCATATCCCACCATCACAGCTTCTTACATAATGCTGCAGGATTTACAGTCATTCAATCTGAAGTTTCCAGTGGCCCTAACCATATGGGGTACTATCAAATTGTGAGGAGTCACATGTCAGTACATGAAGTTTGAACACATTT is a window from the Acanthopagrus latus isolate v.2019 chromosome 16, fAcaLat1.1, whole genome shotgun sequence genome containing:
- the LOC119004733 gene encoding probable H/ACA ribonucleoprotein complex subunit 1, translating into MSDPKEAQAEDFSGEEGSGDEGSGEESKGKGREKSKGRGGGRGGRGGHGGHGGHGGHGGGEGGRGGGGGGRGGK
- the mthfd1b gene encoding C-1-tetrahydrofolate synthase, cytoplasmic — its product is MSTQIISGKEVSAQVRERLKKDVEQMKLQDPNFRPGLVVLQVGDRDDSNLYISMKLKAAAEIGINATHMRLPKTATEEEVLHSITEVNENSSFHGLIVQLPLDSIHKIDTEKVTNAVAPEKDVDGLTSINAGKLSRGDLGDCFIPCTPNGCMELIRQTGVSVAGKRAVVIGRSKIVGAPMHDLLLWNHATVTTCHSKTADLPGEVGKADILVVGIGKAEMVKGDWIKKGAVVIDCGINHIPDETKASGKRVVGDVHYASAKEQAGFITPVPGGVGPMTVAMLMANTVLSAKRFLDSHKSGKWNISYTKLNLQRPVPSDIVISRSCVPKPIDRLAREVGLLSDEVELYGKTKAKVQLNIIKRLQAQPDGKYVVVTGITPTPLGEGKSTTTIGLVQALGAHMKLNVFACVRQPSQGPTFGIKGGAAGGGYSQVIPMEEFNLHLTGDIHAITAANNLVAAAIDARMFHEATQSDKALYNRLVPLSGGQRTFSPIQINRLKKLGIEKTDPSTLTEEEITRFARLDIEPSSVTWQRVLDTNDRFLRKITIGQSPTEKGYTREAQFDITVASEIMAVLALTSSLEDMRQRLAKMVVATSRSGEPITTEDLGVSGALTVLMKDAIKPNLMQTLEGNPVFVHAGPFANIAHGNSSILADKIALKLVGPEGFVVTEAGFGADIGMEKFFNIKCRYSGLRPHVVVLVATVRALKMHGGGPTVTAGMPLPKEYIEENLELLEKGCSNMRKQIENAQHFGVPVVVAVNSFKTDTEAELDLVCSMAKAAGAFDAVRCFHWAEGGAGAVALGQAVQRASEAPSNFKFLYDLELPIADKIRIIGQKIYGADDIELLPEAQHKVELYTKQGFGNLPICMAKTHLSLSHEADKKGVPTGFILPIRDIRASVGSGFLFPLVGTMPTIPGLPTRPCFYDIDLDPETEQVNGLF